A portion of the Lolium rigidum isolate FL_2022 chromosome 1, APGP_CSIRO_Lrig_0.1, whole genome shotgun sequence genome contains these proteins:
- the LOC124690532 gene encoding lysine histidine transporter 2-like: MGTQASPENCTPPKDERTAREKAIDDWLPITSSRKAKWWYSAFHNVTAMVGAGVLSLPYAMSELGWGPGIAVMTLSWIITVYTLWQMVEMHEMVPGKRFDRYHELGQHAFGDKLGLWIVVPQQLLVEVSLNIVYMVTGGNSLKKFHDVICDGKCKDIKLTYFIMIFASVHFVLSQLPNFNSLSAISLAAAVMSLSYSTIAWGATLDKGKAPNVDYSLRASTTTGKVFGFLGGLGDMAFSYSGHNVVLEIQATIPSTPDRPSKKPMWRGVVVAYIIIAACYMPVAMIGYWAFGKDVDDNILITLNKPKWLIAMANMMVVLHVIGSYQVYAMPVFDMMESLLVKKMNFSPGLRLRLISRTLYVAFTMFVGITFPFFGGLLGFFGGIAFAPTTYFLPCIMWLIICKPKRFSLSWFSNWICIILGVILTIVAPIGGLRQIILSAKTYKFYS; the protein is encoded by the exons atgGGGACGCAGGCGTCGCCGGAGAACTGCACGCCGCCAAAG GATGAGAGGACTGCGCGGGAGAAGGCGATCGACGACTGGCTTCCTATCACATCGTCGAGGAAAGCAAAGTGGTGGTACTCCGCCTTCCACAATGTCACCGCCATGGTTGGCGCTGGGGTGCTAAGCCTCCCCTACGCCATGTCCGAGCTCGGTTG GGGTCCCGGCATCGCTGTGATGACCTTGTCATGGATCATCACGGTGTACACTCTGTGGCAGATGGTGGAGATGCACGAGATGGTCCCTGGGAAGCGGTTCGACCGGTACCACGAGCTCGGGCAGCATGCCTTTGGCGACAAGCTCGGCCTCTGGATCGTGGTGCCGCAGCAGCTCCTCGTCGAGGTCAGCCTCAACATCGTGTACATGGTCACCGGTGGCAACTCGCTCAAGAAGTTCCACGACGTGATCTGTGACGGCAAGTGCAAGGACATCAAGCTCACGTACTTCATCATGATCTTCGCCTCCGTTCACTTCGTCTTGTCCCAGCTCCCAAACTTCAACTCCCTCTCCGCCATCTCCCTCGCTGCCGCCGTCATGTCCCTCAg CTACTCGAcgattgcttggggcgccaccttGGACAAGGGGAAGGCACCAAATGTGGACTATAGCTTGCGAGCGTCGACGACGACAGGGAAGGTGTTCGGCTTTCTCGGGGGCCTTGGTGACATGGCATTCTCCTACTCTGGTCACAACGTGGTGCTGGAGATCCAGGCCACTATTCCGTCCACGCCGGACAGGCCGTCCAAGAAGCCGATGTGGAGGGGCGTGGTGGTCGCCTACATCATCATCGCCGCCTGCTACATGCCGGTGGCGATGATCGGCTACTGGGCGTTCGGCAAGGACGTGGACGACAACATCCTCATCACCCTCAATAAGCCCAAGTGGCTCATCGCCATGGCCAACATGATGGTCGTACTTCACGTCATCGGTAGCTACCAG GTTTACGCAATGCCAGTGTTCGACATGATGGAGTCAttgctggtgaagaagatgaactTCTCGCCAGGCCTGAGGCTACGTCTGATTTCCCGGACACTCTATGTTG CGTTCACGATGTTCGTGGGCATCACCTTCCCGTTCTTCGGTGGCCTCCTTGGGTTCTTTGGAGGGATCGCCTTTGCGCCGACGACCTATTTC CTTCCCTGCATCATGTGGCTCATCATCTGTAAGCCCAAGCGATTCAGCCTCTCATGGTTCAGCAACTGG ATTTGCATCATCCTTGGGGTGATTCTGACGATCGTGGCGCCCATCGGAGGGCTCAGGCAGATCATCCTTTCTGCCAAGACATACAAGTTCTATTCATAG
- the LOC124655152 gene encoding transcription factor GTE9-like has translation MMGKTQKFSKGHPLGFVPDYRYGVETVGVSKPPANHPVAQSEAKRKCVNLNTDDAPGFNVPRVFFELPKMSASDRKELETRLRDELEQVRALQTRLFSRGASAAAASMNGGTVSAGGDFNANKKDSSNLRRSNSVQSGRGEPPSVARPVVSSVNYAASFKKCQDLLKNLMKHRSAGPFVIPVDPVKLCIPDYFDIVKHPMDLGTIQKKLNAGMYHTPWEFAADVRLTFSNAILYNPVGNAVNIMAHTMSSVFEPRWKPIEKKLPRPEEESSVVEHSRNAAVEKNIFDNKDPSEKKPSSNKGSYKKSTFQKEDVVAKPVLQPKKRKASPLIQDAPVASVVQMTQVAEDAPVVQTAAMEMMTDEQKVELSVRLQSYGGFIPEHVVDFIKTHVNDDNDADEDELTIDMNALSDDTLFELRKLLDDYDRVNQSGNTTKDEPREVEFESEYDGLVNPSMHHDGNELIEEDIDIGGNDLPPLAYPPVVFESETADRSSKHSSSSTSSSESGSSSSGSDSSSSSGSDLGVKVVPPPKSGVKENTQPVVSLDQENDSHNSLNTREGSTDPVPISADDEGENLSEKQVSPGSYRAAILKSRFADTIFKAREKALDQVAKKDPEKVRREREELERLQREEKARLQAEAKAAEEARKRAEAAAVAEAAAEAKRQRELEREAARKALQQMEKTVEINEGSLFLKDFEMLGTVTSEQHHNLVGEMSPSHTPEALGFNLGGNPLEQLGLYMKNDDEEDEEVGSDEQTIDVEEGEID, from the exons ATGATGGGGAAGACGCAGAAGTTCTCCAAGGGCCACCCGCTCGGCTTCGTGCCGGACTACCGCTACGGGGTGGAGACGGTGGGGGTCTCCAAGCCGCCCGCGAATCACCCCGTGGCCCAAAGCGAAGCAAAGAGGAAATGCGTCAACCTCAACACGGACGACGCTCCCGGGTTCAACGTGCCGCGGGTCTTCTTCGAGCTGCCCAAGATGTCGGCCTCCGACAGGAAGGAGCTGGAGACGCGGCTCCGCGACGAGCTCGAGCAGGTCAGGGCCCTGCAGACCCGGCTCTTCTCCAGAGGAGCATCTGCCGCCGCCGCGAGCATGAACGGCGGAACCGTGTCGGCCGGGGGTGATTTCAACGCCAATAAAAAAGATAGTAGTAATCTCAGGAGGAGCAACTCGGTGCAGTCCGGCAGAGGGGAGCCGCCTTCGGTGGCCCGGCCTGTGGTTAGCTCCGTCAACTACGCGGCCTCGTTTAAGAAATGCCAGGACCTTCTGAAGAACCTCATGAAGCATCGTTCTGCAGGCCCCTTCGTTATCCCGGTTGATCCTGTCAAGCTGTGCATCCCTGATTATTTCGATATTGTCAAGCACCCCATGGATCTGGGCACCATCCAGAAAAAGCTGAATGCGGGCATGTACCATACGCCGTGGGAGTTTGCTGCGGATGTCAGGCTTACTTTCAGCAATGCTATACTTTATAACCCGGTCGGCAATGCGGTCAACATAATGGCCCATACCATGAGCAGTGTTTTTGAACCTAGGTGGAAGCCGATCGAGAAGAAGCTTCCACGGCCAGAGGAGGAATCCTCTGTAGTAGAGCACTCAAGAAATGCCGCGGTTGAGAAAAATATCTTTGACAATAAAGACCCTTCTGAGAAAAAGCCTTCATCAAATAAAGGTTCGTATAAGAAGAGCACCTTTCAGAAAGAGGATGTGGTTGCCAAGCCAGTTttgcaacccaagaagaggaaagcCTCGCCTTTGATCCAGGATGCTCCTGTAGCATCAGTGGTGCAGATGACTCAGGTGGCTGAGGATGCTCCAGTGGTACAGACTGCTGCTATGGAGATGATGACAGATGAACAAAAGGTTGAACTGAGCGTAAGGCTACAGTCATATGGTGGATTCATTCCAGAACATGTTGTTGACTTCATAAAGACGCATGTGaatgatgataatgatgctgATGAAGATGAGCTGACTATTGACATGAATGCTCTCAGCGATGATACACTATTTGAATTACGGAAGCTTCTGGATGACTACGATAGAGTAAATCAGTCTGGAAACACTACAAAAGATGAGCCTCGTGAGGTTGAG TTCGAAAGTGAATATGATGGACTCGTCAACCCATCCATGCATCATGACG GCAATGAGCTTATTGAAGAAGACATTGATATTGGTGGGAATGATCTTCCACCTTTAGCATATCCTCCTGTGGTATTTGAAAGTGAAACAGCAGACAGAAGCAGCAAGCATAGTTCTTCTAGCACTTCTAGTAGTGAGTCAGGATCATCCTCCAGCG GTTCCGACTCAAGTAGCTCTTCTGGAAGTGACTTGGGTGTCAAAGTTGTTCCTCCACCAAAAAGCGGGGTCAAG GAGAACACCCAACCTGTGGTTAGCTTGGATCAGGAAAATG ATTCACATAATTCATTGAATACACGAGAAGGAAGTACTGACCCTGTACCTATTTCTGCTGACGATGAGG GGGAGAACTTGTCTGAGAAACAGGTTTCACCTGGAAGTTACCGGGCCGCCATTTTGAAAAGCCGCTTTGCTGATACAATTTTTAAGGCTCGTGAGAAGGCTCTTGATCAG GTTGCGAAGAAGGATCCTGAGAAAGTTCGACGCGAGAGGGAGGAGCTTGAAAGGTTACAAAGAGAAG AGAAAGCTCGGTTACAAGCTGAGGCTAAAGCTGCTGAGGAAGCTCGCAAGAGGGCTGAAGCAGCAGCTGTTGCTGAGGCTGCTGCAGAAGCTAAACGCCAAAGAGAACTTGAAAGAGAAGCAGCTCGTAAAGCCTTGCAACAG ATGGAGAAAACCGTAGAAATCAATGAAGGGAGTCTCTTCTTAAAAGATTTTGAAATGCTCGGAACTGTCACAAGTGAACAGCATCACAACTTGGTCGGTGAAATGAGTCCAAGTCATACGCCTGAGGCTCTTGGATTTAACCTTGGGGGCAACCCCCTAGAACAGCTCGGACTATATATGAAAAatgatgacgaagaagacgaggaagtaGGGTCGGATGAACAAACAATTGATGTTGAGGAGGGCGAAATAGACTGA